Below is a window of Hydrogenimonas sp. DNA.
CCGGCTTCCCGGAGATCTCCTGAAGCCTGCCGACAAAATCGAGGAGCTCGTCGTTGGAGCCTGCATAGGGAAAACGGTTTGGAGATATCAGATCTTTCCCCTCCTCGACTCCGCGATAGTAAGCGATGTCGGCGGTCACCTTCGACCCGGCCAGCTTGCCTCCGGTCTGCTTCGCCCCCTGGGCTATCTTGATCTCGGTCATCCTGCAGAAGCGCATAACTTTCTCATAGCGATCTTCATCGAAATTTCCCTCCTCGTCTCGCACACCGTAAAGCCCCGAACCGATCTGCAGGATCAGATCGGGTATATCTTTGGGCACATCTTCGGGAAAAGCTGATAGTGGGGCTTTCCAGTTGACCCTGAAGAGCGAGTGCGATTTCGGATCGTAAATGTACGTATTTTCCGTCTTCTTGTGAAGAAGCTGTTTACGGTAGAGCTTGATCGCGAGTGACCTGTTGAAAAAAAATGTCACAAGCTTGAAGAGAAGTTCGGCCGCCGGGGTACTCTTCACTACCTCAAGGTACTCCGCATTTTTAGGATCAGGCCTGTGGGTAAAGAAGTAGTTGGATGTAAGCCCGCCCTCCCCCGTATTTATTGGAAAACCGGAGAGAGTCGCGCCGAGTGTGAATGCGCGCACAGACTCGGGGCTCAGAGCACCGTCGCTCATAGCAGAGCGGATTATGGGACTTTTGGAGCGGAAGGGTATGGGTCTGTTTTTTCCGAAAAGCACGCCGAAATCTGAATCCACCTCGTCGTCGTTGAGTACATGAGAGGAGTGTTTTATGACGAACCTGGACCCGGAAAAGGGTTGCGAAACCGAAAACGACATGAAGTTGGGAACATCTTTGGCAGCCTTGTAGACCCACTCCACCTTGTCTCTAGATTCGTAAAAGGTCTCCTCCGCGAAGTACTGCCTCAACGGCTCCCTCAAAGCTTCGAAGAGATACCGGAAACGTCCGATGATCGGGTAGTTGATCAGAAGCTGATGCTTCCTCTGTACATATCTGTCGTAAATATACAGATTTATGAGGCCGAAAATTATCAGCAACAGAACTACCTCGATGAACTCTATGAAATATGAGGCAAAGTGGTCCAGAAACAGGTCTATACTTTCAAACATATTCAGTCTCCGATCTATCCGTGTATTATCACTTTTAGATATCGACGCATCTTTTCAAAATATTAGAGTAAACAATAGCCGGTCTTGACTTTGTATTCGAATTTAATATGAAGTAAAACCTTTTTTTACAGAGGTTTTACAAAAAGAGGGTATAAATTAATATTCGGATCGAAATTTCAACGGTAATATTTACCGCATTGAAAAAGGGGGAAATAGATGTTGAAAAAACTGCTGGTTTTCACCATGTTGTTCGCAATTGCATATGCGCAGATGGATCTGACCGAGAGAGGCAAGCAGATATTTATGAAATACAACTGCAATATATGCCACAAGCCCAAAGATGATGCGGCCGGTGTGGGACCATCTCTGGAGACGATTTCCATTCACTATCTGGGAAATGAGAGAAAGCTGGTAGATTTCCTGAAAGGGGAATCCAATCCAATAATCGAACCGCAGAGGTTCGGAATAATGAAACCACAGCTTTACAAAACCAAGCATATGTTTGAAGAGGACTATAGAGCACTTGCCTACTATCTTACAAGCATAAATAAGAACCAGTAATGATTTATGTCCTGTTTGTTACGTAGGGAAGGCTTTTGGCTATGTTTTAATATTGACAGTTCTCTAAAATTGTACTATTATTCGCGCCTGAAAGTGTATATGAAAAAATTATACTCTTTTCAGCCTGTAACGCAATACAATCGATCAATTAACCAAGGGGGATTTCAGATGAGAGTATTCAATAGTAGGCTATTCGTGTTGTCGACGGTTTTTGCCGTACTGCTGCTCGGCGGGTGTACAACCCCGACAAAGGAGAAGGGGCCGCAAGAGAACGCTACAGCAAAAACCGAAACTGTAAAAACGGAAGCGGCGGCTCCTTCAGAGCCAAATGCGACCGAGACTGTTACGGCGGCACCTGCGGAAGCGGCTCCGGAAGCGGTAGAAGCTCCTCCGGTTGCAGCAGAAGTTCCAAAGCCTGAAAAAGGGGGCGAAGAGCCATTTTTCGAGCCTAATCTGCTTTCGGAAAAAGAGGTTGTGCACCCTCCTTTCGAGTGGGGTGACTGTACCGTATGCCATAAAGACAAGCATCCGGACAAGAGCAAGAACTACGCTCTAATCATGGATACACCAGATCTCTGCTACCAGTGCCACGACAAAGATCTAAAAGAGGGTAAAAAATTCATTCACGGCCCGGTTGCGGCGGGAGCATGTACCGCGTGCCACAACCCGCACAAATCTCAGAATAAAAGATTGCTGGTGGCTTCCAACATAAACGAACTCTGCACATCGTGCCACACCGCAAAAGGGGAGTTCCTTCACAAAACCGACAATATCCACCCGCCCGTGAAGGATCAGTGTATCAACTGCCACGACCCACATACTGAAGATTACAAGTTCCAGCTCAAAGCCGACGGCAAGAGAGATCTCTGCCTAATGTGCCATGCCGACAAGAAAGAGTGGATTGAAAAGGCGACAAACAAACACGGCGCCATCAACCGTCCCAACGGATGCCAGGAGTGCCACGATCCACACGGTACGGGTCAGCCGAAGATGATAAAAGCCGACAGTATAATGAATATGTGTCTTCAATGCCACAACCAGCCTCTAAAAAGAGATGAAGACGGAGTCAAACTGATAAATATGGCCAAACATCTCCAGGAGAACCCTGACTGGCACGGGCCTATCCAGTGGGGAGACTGCGCAATGTGCCACAACCCGCACGGAAGCCAAAATTTCAGAATGCTTAAAAAACCGTTCCCGTCAACCTTCTACGCAAGCTTCGATGTGAACAACTACATCTGTTTCGAGTGCCACGAGTCGAAAAAGATAACTGAAGAGAAGACCACGGAGTACACCAACTTCAGAAACGGAACCCAAAACCTCCACTTCGTTCACGTCGACAAGAAAAAGGGACGAACATGCCGGGCGTGTCACGACTTCCACGGAACGAAAGACTATCCGCACCACCTGAGGAAAAAGACCCAGTTCGGAAAGATCAACTTCCCGATCAGGTATATAGAGACGCCGACCGGCGGTTCATGTGCACCTGCCTGCCATGCAAGGCGCTACTATGACAGAGAGAAGCCTATTGTCAACACGAAATAAGGCTCATCTATGAGGAGAAACCCTATCGCGGCTATTCTCCTCTTCGGTCTACTGGTTTCGACCGGGGGGAGAGCGGAGTCTGATGTGGTAGAGATCGTCTCACCGAAAAATGAAGCGATATACGACGACGCATTCGCTTCCCTGGTTGTCAAAACACCTCCAGGCAAAATCAAAAGACTCGAAATAGAGACCGGTGAGGGTAGACTCTACATATATAAAAACAGTCCGAAGAGCGGCTATTACTGTAAAAGTGTAAAACTCAAGCTCGGTGAGAACAATATTACGGTAACCGCATATACCTATGACAACAGAACCCTGAGCAAATATGTAGAAGTCTTCTACCGTTCCGAGGTCTATGAGGGTGTTGAGGATGCACCCTACGGTTTCAAAAAAATCTATTTCCACAACGCCGAAAACGAAAAGCTCTGCGCAAAGTGCCACAATATGAATCCCGACTTCAAAAAATCGCAGAAAAAGATCATAAAAGCAAAAGGAGCCCTGACGGAAGATATTCAGGTTCTCGAAAATCCGCAGGATTCCAACTGCTACTCATGCCATGAGGCCCTAACCTCCAGAAAGAACGGTCACGCCCCGTCTGTAAACTTCATGTGTACCGTATGCCACACCGGGAAAACCGGTGAAAACAATCTTATGGACGAAGGGAAAAGCAGGTATATCCAACCGGACCCCATTGCCCCGGAATGCTTCAAGTGTCATGAACGTGTCGAAGATATCATGAAGCACAACCGCTCCGATCACGGCCCGACCAAACTGGGCCGCTGCAACAAATGCCACAACCCCCACTCTTCACCAAACCCTTTCTTCCTAAGAAAGCCGATTTGGGAACTATGTACTACATGCCATGCGGAAAAAGCGTCCGGAAAACATATAATAAACGCTTTCGTATTCTCAAGAAACAGAGGCGGCCATCCGACCAGGGGAAGGCCGGACCCCTCCAGACCGGGCCGTGAACTCGTATGCTCCAGCTGCCACAATCCACACGGCTCAAAAGGTCCCTTCCTTCTGCGCACAACAGGCTCTACACCCTTCAAAGTGTGCAAACGCTGCCACAAAAAGTAGATGCTTCAAACCTCCCGCCTCCGCTCTGCCGGCGGGAGAGATTGCGTCAGCTCTGTTAACGATGCTAAACAAAAACCTGAAAATGCCGCTTTATACTCCGAACAGGAGATTTTTAGAGGTCAGATTTATATTATACGTTGTATAATAAATCCGTTTTAACGAATACTTCAGTAAAGCAGAATGAATTTTTAGATGAGAAAAATCTTTTTTGCCATTATTTTAGCGGTTACAGTTGCGTTGATCCTTCTTATACTCAACCTGGGTGAAAAGAGTGATCTCAATAAAAAAAACATGGCATATGACAACATAAACAAATTCCTTCTCCACACGATCAACTCCGAAAAGATACAGGCCCTCTCACTTGCACTTGCAATGAGTAAAAACAGAGCGATAGCCGATGCGATTCTTGAAAACGACAGAGCGAAGGGCTACAGAATTCTACACGATACTACTGACTCCTTCATAAAACACCTCAACCGAAAATATATATACCCAGATATACGGAAAAGGGCTGAGCATATTCGCCAGAAGCTGGGATGCTGACACATCCGGTAAAGTTCCGGCATACGGTCGAAACGACCTGATGCAGATAATTAAAACCAGAAACCCGAAAACCACAATAGAGGCTGACGAACCGGCCGGAATAAAAGCCTCCGCACCAATAACTTACGGCAACCATATAATAGGTATTCTGGAAGTGACCACCCTCTTTGACCGTATAGTATCCAGGCTGAGAGAGTACCGAATAGAGATCATTCCTATCATTATGCGAAAGCTACTGCAACCAGGTGATCCGGCCGGAAACAATCCGGAAATATACGGCTACTCCGTAGTCGCCGACAACTACAGCCGACGGCTGGCCCAAAGGCTGCGCTCTCTGGAACCGGAAGATTTCCGTGAGCTCATCCATACCGACTACCTCGAAAAAGAGTCCCTCTTTTTCGCCGCATACAAGATAAAAAACGACTACGGCAAGCTTCTGGGTTACTTCATCGCCGTAATTCCGAGCGAAAATTTCGATAATTTTGCCGGGAAACAGCAGTCCCTGATAAAGAGCATTTTTACAATGGAGAGTACCAAGGAGGATATCTACCACTATGTTAACTCAAAAGGTGAAAATATTTTCAGGCAGATGGACCCGGAGCAGATCGTCCATTTGAGTCCGGTCATCGAAGAGAAAGACAGGATACTCTTCGACGAAGCGGCGAAAGAGAAGCTCCGTTCACTCTCCAAAGAGGAGCTTATCGATCTTATCGTCCACAACTTCCACAAAAACAAGAAGCAAGGGACCATAAAGTAATGAAAATTCTACTACTTGAAGATGAGTATATGCTCAGAAAATCGATAAAAGAGCTGCTCGAAGACAACGGCTATATCGTAGATGACTTTTCCGACGGCAAGGCGGTTCTGGATGAGACTTTCGACGGTACATACGACCTTTTGCTGGTAGATGTAAACGTACCGGGTATAGACGGTTTCGAGCTTCTGGAAAAGTTGCGCAAAAACGGGGTACAGACTCCGACAATCTTTATCACTTCACTTACCGAAATAGACAGTATAGAGCGCGGTTACAACCTTGGGTGCTGCGACTACATAAAAAAACCTTTCGATATGAAAGAGCTCAAACTCAGAGTCGCTACGGCGCTGAAACTCGCCTCTTTGCGCTCAAACGAGGAGACTATCAAATTGCCGGGAGGCTACGAGTACAATGCCAACTCATTCACCCTCACGAAAGATGATCGGGAGGTGAATCTCTCTAAAACCGAGAAGATGATACTCGACCTCTTCATCAAATACAAAAACCGGGTCGTAACGCCGGAGATGATTACGGAGTATGTATGGGAGGATTACGTCGACCCGGCGAACGTAAGGGTACAGATAAACAATCTCAGAAAAAAGCTGAACAAAGATCTCATCAAAAACATCAGAGGCGTAGGATACAAGCTTGAAACTTGATATAAACGAGTACAGGTTTTCACTGAAATACTCCATCATCTATACTCTTATCGTAATGGCGATTCTGCTGGTTCCCTTCGCCATCTACGACAACTACACGTACAACCTCGAAGAGGTAAAAACCGAGATGGCTCTGAAAAAAAAGAGTATTCAGATAATCAACGAAATGGAGAGTTTCGACAGCAGGTACCAGAGCGCCTTCATATTCCCCAGATTCAAATCGTACCAGGCAGGCCTCTACGACAGAAACGGAAACCCCATCTTCACACTCATCAAAGAGCCCATTTCTGCCCTGAACCTGAAACAGGGGTATCACAAACTGGGGAACTACCGTTACTACGTCACGGAGTTTCCGGACGAAAACTACTTCGGAGCCAAATACCTGGTAACCGCTACCGAGTTCAATATCTATACGATACTCTTCAACATACTCATCATCTTTCTCTCCATTCTGGCCGTAACGTTTCTCTTCTCTTTCCTTATACTAAAAAACTTTTCCAGACCATTCAAGGAGATAAACAGGGTCCTGGACGACTTCATAAAGGACTCCATGCACGAAATCAACACCCCGCTCTCCATCATCAACATTAATATAGATATGTTCACCGAGAAGTTCGGCAAAAACCGCCACCTCTCCCGAATAAAGTCGGCGGCGAAGATTCTCTCGTCACTCTACGACGATATGAACTACCTGATAAAAGAGCAGACAATCAACAAAACAGAAAAGAAGCGGATCAACTTCAGCAACTTTCTGAAAAAGTCGGCCGACTACTTCAAAGATATCGCCGAGCTCAAAGATATCACCCTGAGCCTGGATATAGAAGATGAAATCTACATAGACTTCGTACCGACGAAACTTCAAAAGATAGTAGACAACAACCTATCCAACGCCATCAAATACTCCTATGAGGGGGGAGAGGTCATTTTGTCGCTGAAGCGAAAAGGCGACAAGATTGTTCTCGGGTTCAAAGATTACGGAATAGGCATAAAAGATACGCAGAAAATCTTCTCACGCTACTATAGGGAAGACAATACAAAAGGGGGCTTCGGCATCGGTCTCAACATCGTCGGCAAAATAGTCAACGAAGAGAAGATAGAGGTGAAAATCGTATCCGAACCTGAAAAAGGGAGCTACTTCGAGTATACATTTACAAACGACTCTAAAAAACCGGAAAAATAGCACCTTCTCCCCTCACCCGCAGCACCCTCTCTCTCCACCGTAGCAAACTCCTCCGACAGCCCTTTCGAAAATAAATTTCCCTTATCCTATCTCTCTTTCTCAATAATATTATCTGTTTTTTATCGGCATCTATTGACTTCTAACCTATATTAATACTAAACTTTTTCTGTTCCAAATTTAACAAAGGAGTAAGTTATGAAGAGATTGTTCGCTTCAGCTTCAATGCTGTTACTGGTTACCGCAGGTTCACTTCAGGCCCAGACACTCGAAGAGAGGGTAAGCGCCCTCGAAGCCCGGATGGACGCCATAGAGAGCAGAGTCGCCAGACTCGAAACCTTTCACCCCAACCGTGAGTTCACTATAACCCAGGGGAATTTCACACTTGATGAATTCAACTCGTATATCACAAATCTCGATGTCAAAGATGGTGAGTGGCTGTACGTAAAAAGTTCCGGGGATATTGATGGAGATGGACAGACAGACATATTGGAACTTTGTACTTCTGATCAACGCTTCACATCCCTCTTCGGCTACTACCTTAATGGAAATCCGGATGATCCTTTTGGTCGGCAATATTATTTCAATGGAAATTCGGATAATGATTTGACATACAATAAAAATAATTTCACACAGAGTAACTTTGTTACTGATTGGAGAATTGCCACCCACATACTTGTAAACTCGTTGCAAAACGAACGTTTAAGAATGAAAGCCGATGGTCCAGGTGGTTCTTCTGAGGCCGATATTTTTTCAAGAAGCGGCCTTATCCACTTTTATACAAGTGGACCAGATTTCAAAGTGACATACAGAGCAGGCACTACAAGAATGGAAGCCTGCGGCTTCTAACCCGCTCTCCACATACTTCCACCGGGACCGCGGTCCGGGTGGAGGAAAACATCTTTCTTAAAATTTTTCCGAAATTCTTTAGGTTATTTCACGTTGTTTTACACAGTTTTTACACTACTATGTAATAATCGAGTCAGAGAAGTCAAAAAAAGGGGACGAAATGAAAACAAAGTTGTTTGTAGGACTGGGGGTTACTTTCTTTATAGTATCAAGTTTATCCGGCTCAATAATACGCTCAAAGCACGACTTGGGTAATGGAGCCGGTGGTGACAACGCAGAAGCATGTGTCTATTGTCATACTCCTCACGCTTCTAATGTGGACTTCACAAATGTCCCTCTCTGGAACAAGCCCTCCACCGGAACTACTTTTACCATGTATGGAGCAAGTGCAGAAGGTGTTCCAGGTAAAACAATAGCCGGAACTGAAACCGATGCATCGCCGTCCGGAGCAACGCTGGCATGTCTAAGCTGTCATGATGGTGTAAGTGCCATTAACTCGGTTGTAAATGCTCCAGGTTCTGGAGGATACAATCTAAATGGAACACTAATCGGATTCAACGACCCAACTTATCAAGAAAGAATGGGTACCAGCAATGTAAGAGCTGTTGGAGCTTTTGGCGATCTTACAAATGACCATCCTGTCTCCATTCCATATGTAGAAGGTGCCGCAAGTCTAAAGCCGAAAAATACCCAAATCAGCGGTTGGCAAGGAGCAACAACCATTAATGATTTGCTAAGAGATGGGAAAGTACAATGTGTGAGCTGTCACGATCCTCACTATCCGAACTGGGGTACATTCCGTAGAACAAGCAATAATGGCAGTGAACTCTGCAAAACCTGCCACGACAAATAACACTCTCCAAAAATCGGACTCTCCAAAAAGAGGGTCCGACTCAATCCAGCATCTCAAAACAGAATAAAACGCCACTACCCACTACCCACTACCCACTACCCACTACCCACTACCCACTACCCACTACCCACTACCCACTACCCACTACCCACTACCCACTACCCACTACCCACTACCCACTACCCACTACCCACTACCCACTACCCACTACCCACTACCCACTACCAGCTGCAAACTGCAAACTGCAAACTGCAAACTGCAAACTGCAAACTGCAAACTAAAAATTAAAAACTAAAAACTAAAAATTAAAAATTAAAAATTAAAAAATTGGGAGAATTTTCCTAGATGGCATCTTATTCTTATTAATCTCTATCGATATACTTGACATTGTTCTCTTTTTCTATTACAATTTCAGATATCAACAATTTCAAAGGACTTGAAGATGAGAGAGCAGACACTTGCACTTCACTACGGATACAATAAAGACGAATACAAAACCATGGCTGTTCCGGTCTACCAGACTACGGCGTACGACTTCGAGACTGCCGAAAGGGCTGCCAACCTCTTTGCGCTCAAAGAGCTGGGGCCTATCTATACGAGACTCAACAACCCTACAACCGAAGTTCTTGAAAACAGAATCGCGGCCATAGAAAAGGGTGCGGCGGCCATCGCCACTTCGAGCGGTCAGGCGGCCATCTTCTATGCGGTGGCGAATCTGGCCGAAGCGGGCGACAATATCGTCGTAGCAAAAAAGATATACGGCGGGGCTACAACGCTTCTTACACATACGGTGAAGCGTTTCGGTATAGAGGCCAGAATCTTCGACAGCGACACTGCCGGCGATCTCGAAGAGCTTATCGACGATAAGACCAAAGCGATCTTTTTCGAATCGCTCTCCAATCCCCAGATAGCGGTTGCCGATGTCGACAGGATCGTCGAAATAGCGAGAAAGCACAACGTCGTCACCATATGCGACAACACCGTAGCCACACCTATCATATTCAACCCGCTCGCTCACGGTGTAGATGTGGTTGTCCACAGTGCCAGCAAATATATCAACGGCCAGGGTACGGCTATAGGTGGTCTTATAGTGGAGAGCAAAGAGCTCAACGAAAAGCTCATCGGGAACGAAAAATACCCGCAGTTCAACGAGCCCGACGAGAGCTACCACGGTCTGGTTTACGCCGACCTTCCTTTCCCTATATTCACCCTAAGGGTGCGGCTCTCGCTCATTCGCGACATCGGCGCTGCGCCCGCACCCTTCAACTCATGGCTGCATATCCAGGGGCTGGAGACTCTGGCCATAAGAATAAAAGAGCACTCAAGAAACGCTCTCAAGATCGCGGAGTTCCTCGAAAAGCATCCGAAAGTGCTCAAAGTAAACTACCCCGGCCTCCAGAGCGATGCCAACCACGAGAAGGCCGAGCGATACTTTAGAGACGGCATGGCTTCCGGTCTCGTAAGCTTCGATGTGGGAGATCTGGAGTATGCCAAAAAGATTCTGGACAAGACAAAACTCTTCAGTGTCGTGGTCAACATAGGTGACTCCAAATCGATAATCACCCATCCGGCCAGCACCACACACCAGCAGTTGAGCGCGGAGGAGCTCGAAGAGGCAGGAGTCACTCCAGGGCTGGTAAGGCTGAGTGTAGGGCTTGAAGACTACAACGATCTCATCGAAGATCTGAAACAGGCGATGGAGAGCTGAAATGACCCTGCTCTCCTCCAAGGGTACATACGGCCTGCTGGCGATGTATGAACTCTCCAAAGAGTATCAGTTCAACAAGCCGGTAAAGATCCGCGACATTGCGGAGAGAGCCGGCATACCGCAGAACTACCTGGAGCAGCTGCTCAACGGACTGAAAAAAGATGGTTTTGTAAAGAGTACCAGGGGGGCCTACGGAGGCTACATGCTTGCCGCCGACCCTGCCGATATACGCGTACTGGATCTGCTGAAATCACTGGAGGGTGAGTTGAAGATAACGGAGACCGCTACGCAAAACAGTGTACTGGAGCTCTTCTTCGAGGATGCCGAAGAGAGACTCGAGAAGATTTTCGACATATCTCTCGACGATTTCGGGCTATATGAGCAGAAGCTCTCCAAGCAGCTCTGCTACACAATATAAAACCCGGACCGGACTACCCTATTTCCGGTATCGGGCCAAATGCCGACGCTTCGGCGCCGGATAAAAAGGAGATTTCATGAACTATGCGAAAGATGTAACGGACCTCATAGGAAACACCCCGCTGGTAAAACTGAGAGGGGCATCACGGCAGAGCGGGGCTCTGGTGCTGGGAAAGTGTGAGTTTATGAATCCTACAAGCTCCGTCAAAGACCGGATCGGCGCGAATATGATAGAAAAGGCGATCGAAAAAGGGGTTATAGGCAAAGATACCGTTCTCATAGAGCCCACCAGCGGAAACACCGGTATAGCCCTTGCCTCCGTCGCGGCCGCGAAGGGGATAAGACTCATACTCACGATGCCCTCGTCGATGAGCATGGAGCGAAGGCAGTTGCTTGCGGCGCTAGGTGCCGAACTGGTTCTTACCGAACCCGCGAAAGGTATGGCCGGAGCCGTGGAGAAGGCGAGGGAGATTGCCGAAGAGCTGGATAACGCCGTTATATTGCAGCAGTTTGAAAATCCGGCCAACCCGGAGATCCATATAAAAACGACGGCACAGGAGATCCTGCGGGATACCGATGGAAAGATCGACATATTCGTAGCGGGGGTTGGAACCGGGGGGACCATCACCGGAGTCGGAAGAGTATTAAAAGAGTACAATCCCGACATCAGAGTCATAGCGGTGGAACCGCAAAACTCCCCGGTCCTGGAGGGCGGGAAGCCGGGCCCTCACAAGATTCAGGGGATCGGCGCGGGCTTCATACCGAAGATTCTCGATACGCAGATATACGACGAGATCATACCGGTCGCCGATGAGACAGCTCTGGCCGCCGCAGCCGATCTGGCGAAGAGTGAAGGTCTTCTGGTGGGAGTATCCTCCGGGGCCAACGTTCATGCGGCTGCACTCGTGGCAGGAAGGGAAGAGAACAGGGGCAAAACGGTCGTTACGATGCTCAACGATACGGGAGAGCGATACCTGAGCAGCGGGCTTTTCGGATAGCCTGCCGAAAGCCCGTTTTTTTTTGCCTCTATTCTTGACTATTTCGATAGAGATTATTCACTAATACCGCGCATAAGCGTAATATCCTCCCGAATCTGCGATTTCGCGGCTTTGGGGAGGTACGGGGGAGGCTTCCCCCGCCAAAGCCCGGGCACTGTCCTGGCTTTACGTAAGATCAGTAATATTCAACAGAGGAAACATGCCATGCATGAGAAACCGTACAGAAGTGTAGTCAAAACCATTTCATGGAGGGCCCTCGGCACTCTGGATACCGTAATCATCTCATATGTTATCACCGGCAGCCTCGGAATGGCTGCATCCATCGGGGGAATAGAGCTGATTACGAAGATGGTTCTCTACTATTTTCACGAAAGAGCCTGGAACAGAATACCTCTGGGCAGGGTGCCGAAAGAGCCCGAATATCATATATAGGAGACTTTATGAACAGAGAGGTCAAAGAGATAATAAAAGAGTACAACGACAGATATAAAAAGAGTTCGGCCGACGATCTGCTCCGTTTTTTTCTCGATCGATACGCAGGGAGAACGGTCCTTGCGACGAGCTTCGGGGCGGAAGATCAGGTGCTTACACATATGGCGGTCGCCATCGATCCCGACATAGAGATCTTCACGCTGGATACCGGGAGGCTTCCGGAGGAGACCTACAGGGTTTGGGAGAGGACTGAGCGGCGCTACGGGATAGGCATAAATGCCTACTACCCCGACAGAAGCGCTCTTGAAAGCCTTGTCGCAAGAGACGGGATAAACGGCTTTTACGAGAGTATAGAGAAGAGGAAGGAGTGCTGCAGGGTGAGAAAGACGGAGCAGTTGAAACGCGCACTCGACGGTAAAGCCGCATGGATCACCGGCTTGAGGCGTGAGCAGTCCGTTACGAGACAGAGCGCACAACCCGTCGAGTACGATGATACATTCGGACTCATAAAACTCAACCCGCTCATAGAGTGGAGTACCGGGGATGTGTGGAGATATATCAGGGAGAACGACATTCCATATAACGAACTCCACGACAGGGGATACCCGAGCATAGGCTGCGCACCGTGTACCCGCGCTGTAGCGGAAGGCGAAGATATAAGAGGCGGAAGATGGTGGTGGGAGAGCCCCGAACACAAAGAGTGTGGTCTGCACCTGAGAAAGGAGAGAGCGGTATGATTGCGACAAAAGAGAGGTTGACACACCTTAAACAGCTGGAGGCCGAGTCTATACACATATTGAGAGAGGTTGCCGCGGAGTTTGAAAACCCGGTCATGATGTACAGCATAGGTAAGGACAGCTCGGTAATGCTCCACCTGGCGATGAAAGCCTTCTATCCGGCGAAGCCGCCCTTCCCTCTTCTGCATGTCGACACGCTCTGGAAATTCAGGGAGATGATCGAATTCAGAGAGAGAAGGGTCAAAGAGCTGGGGGTAGATCTGGTGGTCCACACAAACCCTGAAGG
It encodes the following:
- a CDS encoding ferredoxin-dependent glutamate synthase, with the protein product MFESIDLFLDHFASYFIEFIEVVLLLIIFGLINLYIYDRYVQRKHQLLINYPIIGRFRYLFEALREPLRQYFAEETFYESRDKVEWVYKAAKDVPNFMSFSVSQPFSGSRFVIKHSSHVLNDDEVDSDFGVLFGKNRPIPFRSKSPIIRSAMSDGALSPESVRAFTLGATLSGFPINTGEGGLTSNYFFTHRPDPKNAEYLEVVKSTPAAELLFKLVTFFFNRSLAIKLYRKQLLHKKTENTYIYDPKSHSLFRVNWKAPLSAFPEDVPKDIPDLILQIGSGLYGVRDEEGNFDEDRYEKVMRFCRMTEIKIAQGAKQTGGKLAGSKVTADIAYYRGVEEGKDLISPNRFPYAGSNDELLDFVGRLQEISGKPVGIKIVISDAKSVEELVQTMKKRKSEGKAIVDFVTVDSGDGGSATAPLELMESVGLTTPNALYVMDTMLRKYNLREDVSIISSGKILAPDDVVIALSLGADAVGIARGFMMSGGCIRARKCSGTQGHVCPVGMATQDPKKRASYLVVRKGGEIANYHSNLIKGVKTLLAVMGVKKIGDLDKKHLTFKNRSGEIFFDIDNYFHQKLHI
- a CDS encoding cytochrome c552, with the protein product MLKKLLVFTMLFAIAYAQMDLTERGKQIFMKYNCNICHKPKDDAAGVGPSLETISIHYLGNERKLVDFLKGESNPIIEPQRFGIMKPQLYKTKHMFEEDYRALAYYLTSINKNQ
- a CDS encoding cytochrome c family protein; translated protein: MSTVFAVLLLGGCTTPTKEKGPQENATAKTETVKTEAAAPSEPNATETVTAAPAEAAPEAVEAPPVAAEVPKPEKGGEEPFFEPNLLSEKEVVHPPFEWGDCTVCHKDKHPDKSKNYALIMDTPDLCYQCHDKDLKEGKKFIHGPVAAGACTACHNPHKSQNKRLLVASNINELCTSCHTAKGEFLHKTDNIHPPVKDQCINCHDPHTEDYKFQLKADGKRDLCLMCHADKKEWIEKATNKHGAINRPNGCQECHDPHGTGQPKMIKADSIMNMCLQCHNQPLKRDEDGVKLINMAKHLQENPDWHGPIQWGDCAMCHNPHGSQNFRMLKKPFPSTFYASFDVNNYICFECHESKKITEEKTTEYTNFRNGTQNLHFVHVDKKKGRTCRACHDFHGTKDYPHHLRKKTQFGKINFPIRYIETPTGGSCAPACHARRYYDREKPIVNTK
- a CDS encoding cytochrome c family protein: MRRNPIAAILLFGLLVSTGGRAESDVVEIVSPKNEAIYDDAFASLVVKTPPGKIKRLEIETGEGRLYIYKNSPKSGYYCKSVKLKLGENNITVTAYTYDNRTLSKYVEVFYRSEVYEGVEDAPYGFKKIYFHNAENEKLCAKCHNMNPDFKKSQKKIIKAKGALTEDIQVLENPQDSNCYSCHEALTSRKNGHAPSVNFMCTVCHTGKTGENNLMDEGKSRYIQPDPIAPECFKCHERVEDIMKHNRSDHGPTKLGRCNKCHNPHSSPNPFFLRKPIWELCTTCHAEKASGKHIINAFVFSRNRGGHPTRGRPDPSRPGRELVCSSCHNPHGSKGPFLLRTTGSTPFKVCKRCHKK
- a CDS encoding diguanylate cyclase/phosphodiesterase (GGDEF & EAL domains) with PAS/PAC sensor, whose protein sequence is MQIIKTRNPKTTIEADEPAGIKASAPITYGNHIIGILEVTTLFDRIVSRLREYRIEIIPIIMRKLLQPGDPAGNNPEIYGYSVVADNYSRRLAQRLRSLEPEDFRELIHTDYLEKESLFFAAYKIKNDYGKLLGYFIAVIPSENFDNFAGKQQSLIKSIFTMESTKEDIYHYVNSKGENIFRQMDPEQIVHLSPVIEEKDRILFDEAAKEKLRSLSKEELIDLIVHNFHKNKKQGTIK
- a CDS encoding two-component system response regulator encodes the protein MKILLLEDEYMLRKSIKELLEDNGYIVDDFSDGKAVLDETFDGTYDLLLVDVNVPGIDGFELLEKLRKNGVQTPTIFITSLTEIDSIERGYNLGCCDYIKKPFDMKELKLRVATALKLASLRSNEETIKLPGGYEYNANSFTLTKDDREVNLSKTEKMILDLFIKYKNRVVTPEMITEYVWEDYVDPANVRVQINNLRKKLNKDLIKNIRGVGYKLET